A stretch of DNA from Mesorhizobium onobrychidis:
GGCTTCGGCAGCGACTTGCAGATGGTGGCGCCGGTCAGTTCGTCCACCGATTGAGGACCCGTCGTCAGCCCAAGCTTCAGCATCATGTCAGGTTCGAGTTGGTGCTCGACCGGAATGCGCTGAAGCGCCATGAACAGATCAGGGTTGATTGCCATCTCGTCAAGGTAAGCCTTGATCAGCTGGTTTTGGCCCATCAGGCCTAGGCTGAGCCGCGCCCATGAACCGACAAGCCGCCTGACGCCGCCTGCCAGCATCAGCGCTCAGGCCGAATCGCAGTCGCCTTTCGCATCGCTGGTCACTCCGGCATACGCACCGTCTTTGGCCAGGCAACTCCACTCTCTCGGGTCGGCGACGTCGAGCTTCCTCTCATGGATAATCCTTCCCGCCGCCAAAGCGCCAAATAAGTCGCCACCTCGCGAGCTAACCACTATAGGCAGCAGCCGGCTGCCGAGCGTGGTGAGGAACTGGCCCAGCTTCTGCGGGGTCTGGCTCGTGATTACGCCTTGGGCCGATATCCATTCCGGGCAGTCGGGATTGCAGGACGAATTGCTGCCCCGAACCACGACGAAGCTCATCTCGGGTGCCTCGTTCCCCGGCGCCGCCCCGAGCGGCAGAGCCCACATCCATTCCGGGCAGTGGGCCAGCAAATCGGATCGCTGCCGCGAACGAGTATGAAGCCCTTATCCAGGCGCCTCGTTCCCTGGCGCTGCCTCGACCGGCTGAGTAGGTGCCTCCTTGGCCGGCTGAGAAAGTGGGACTTGAGCCGGTTGAGAATGTCCGGCCTTCGCCTCGATCGCTGCCGCCTTCTTGGCATTCGCAGGGATCTCCCTGCAGTTCGCCGGCGCAGGACTCCGCCGGCATATGCCCGCCTGCGTAAATATGTCGAGAGAGTCCGTGCTGGTGACCAGCTTCATCGTCAGCATTTCGTGGAGGGCCATCTGCCGGATGTCACTGGCGGGCGTGGCCTTCATTCTGTCCAGCACGCCCCGCCCGACACCCATCTCCCTGAGATAAGCCGAGAGCCTCCTCTCAAGCGCCTTGCTCATCTCATAGGTCTTGTATCCGACATTGTCTTGAGTGACGGTTTCTGTGGTGATCTTATATTTTTTGCCCCGCACAACTCGATAGGTGGTTCGATATTGCCGTGTTGTGCGGAAATGAGTCGTAGTGATCTGATGGACGCCTAGATGGGCCCAACCGCCGACCACGCGTCCGACGCCTCCGGCAAACATCAGCGGACATGCGGAGTTGCACATGGCACCCCCGTCAGACGCAATGCCGAAATATGCGGCGCCCTTGCCGTCATTGGCCCGGCAATCCTTCATCCCGGGCCAACAATCGGAAAACTTGGTTATACCGACGGCGATATCGAGCTTGTTTTTGCGGATTATTCGACCAAGCTGGAGCGCAGCATCGACATTGCCGCCCGGGGAATTAACGATGATCGGCAGTTTGCGGCGGCCGAGCGTCTTCAATATGCGCTTGAGTTGCGCTGGCGTGCCCGCTTCGATGGCGCCTTCAGCCGATATCCATTCCGGGCAGCTGGGCTCACAGCCCGGCGCGCTGCTGCGAACGACGGCGAACCGCATCGGCGAAATATCATCGGACCAGATCTGCGGCTCGGTCCACGTCGTCAGATCGGACCATTTCGGGAAGACATCCTCGGCTTTCGCCGCAAAGGCAGCCATCACCATTGCGACCACCGGCGCCAGGCGAACCAGCCCGCGCCACCACCTGGCCCTACTGTCTGAACGGCATCCCGGAACCACGCTTGGCAAAAGCCCCCTTGATGCAACCTATAATAGTTGCGGCGGTGGTGCTTGCAATAGCTTTGAAACGACCGCGCAAGATTGTTCTGCGTGGAGCCAGTAAACGAAGAAAGGGCGGCCCGAAGACCGCCCTTCCCTGTCGATCCCGACAAATGCCGGCGTCGATTACTCTTTGATGGTGACGACGATGCCGGCACCGACGGTGCGGCCGCCTTCACGGATGGCGAAGCGCAGCTTCTCTTCCATGGCGATCGGCACGATCAGCTCGACATCGACGGTGATGTTGTCGCCCGGCATCACCATCTCGGTGCCTTCCGGCAGTGACACGATGCCGGTCACGTCGGTCGTGCGGAAATAGAACTGCGGACGGTAGTTGGTGAAGAACGGCGTGTGACGGCCACCCTCGTCCTTGGTCAGGATGTAGGCTTCGGCGACGAACTTCTTGTGCGGCTTGACCGTGCCGGGCTTGGCCAGAACCTGGCCGCGCTCGACACCTTCGCGGTCGACACCGCGCAGCAGCGCGCCGATGTTGTCGCCGGCCTGGCCCTGGTCGAGCAGCTTGCGGAACATCTCGACGCCCGTGCAGGTCGTCTTGGTGGTCGGACGGATGCCGACGATCTCGAGCTCCTCGCCGACCTTGACCACGCCGCGCTCGACGCGGCCGGTCACCACCGTGCCACGGCCCGAGATCGAGAACACGTCCTCGATCGGCATCAGGAACGGCTTGTCCAGCGGACGAACCGGCGTCGGGATGTAGTCGTCGACCGCAGCCATCAATTCGCGGATCGAATCCTCGCCGATCTTCTTGTCGGAGTCTTCAAGCGCGGCAAGCGCCGAACCCTTGACGATCGGAATGTCGTCGCCGGGGAACTCGTTCTTGGTCAGCAGCTCGCGCACCTCGAGCTCGACCAGCTCGAGCAGCTCGGCGTCGTCGACCTGGTCGACCTTGTTCAAAAACACCACGATCGACGGCACGCCGACCTGACGGGCCAGCAGGATGTGCTCGCGGGTCTGCGGCATCGGGCCGTCGGCGGCCGACACGACCAGGATCGCGCCGTCCATCTGCGCGGCACCGGTGATCATGTTCTTCACATAGTCGGCGTGGCCGGGGCAGTCGACATGGGCGTAGTGGCGGGCGGCCGTCTCGTATTCGACATGCGCCGTCGAGATGGTGATGCCGCGCGCCTTCTCTTCGGGCGCCGCATCGATCTGGTCGTAGCGCTTGTATTCGCCAAAATACTTGGTGATCGCCGCCGTCAGCGACGTCTTGCCATGATCGACGTGGCCAATCGTGCCGATGTTCACATGAGGCTTTGTACGCTCGAATTTACCTTTTGCCATAGTCTCTTTCCTTGGACGGCCTGGACCTTCAGTTCAGTCGAATGCGGGGCGATTAGCGACTGCGGCCGAAAAACACAAGTGCCTTGTGGCCGGGGCTTCTCACCCGGTCTGAACCCATGATCCGGTTTTCGGGGATGTGGCGCGGATATAGGAACGAACAAGAAGGAATGGAATGGCCGAAGATAGGTTCCGCGGGTACCGGCATTCAGCGGGTGGACATCGCCGCTCCCGCCTGTCCGCTTGCCGGATTTACAGCCGGATCTGGCCCATTGCCGGTGTGACGCCGGTCTGATTTCCTGATCCGATGCATTTCATTCCGATCGCCATCCGCGGCCCGCTGTTCATGATCCTCTCGACCGGGTCCTATGTCGCCAACGACACCATGTTGAAGCTCGCCACTGTGGGGCTGCCGCCCTATGAAGTGCTGTTTCTGCGCGGGATCGCGGCAACTCTTTGGGGCATCCCGTTGCTACTTGCACTGGGCTACGCCAAGCAGATCCCGCTGATCCTCGAGCGGAGAGTGTTGCAAAGAAACCTGCTCGAGCTGGCGGCAATTCTTTGCTACGTGGTGGCGCTCGCCAACATGCAAATCGCCGATTCGACCGCCCTGGGGCAGATCACTCCCCTGCTCATGCTGATTGGCTCCTCTGTCCTGTTCGGCGAACGCATCGGCGGGCTGCGCATGGCGCTGATCGGGCTCGGCTTCATCGGCGCGGTGATGGTGGCGCAGCCGACCATGCAGGGAATCTCGGTCTACGCCTTGCTGGCGCTCGGCAATGCGGCATTCGCCGCCGCGCGCGATCTCGCCGGGCGGCGGGTCGCCGCCGATGTGCCTGGCATGATCGTCGCAATTTCCGCGGTGGTGGTGGTGCTAGTCGGCTCAGGCGTCGCGCATCTGATGTCCGAGCGTTGGGTGATGCCGGAGACGCATCATTTGCTGCTTATGGCTGGGGCCGGATTGTTCCTGATCTTCGGCCACTTCTTCATCTTCATGGCCTATCGCGTCGGGCCGACCGGGGTGGTGGCGCCCTTCTACTACTGCTTCACCGTCTGGGCGGTCGTTTCGGGGCTGGTGGTGTTCCAGCAATTGCCGAACGCGCTGGCGATCAGCGGCATCCTGCTGGTGGTGGCCAGCGGGCTGACCATCGTGTCGCTCGACGAGCGTAGGCGCCGACTGACCGTCGTCGCATAATTTGGGGAGTGGTGACCAAAACAACGGTTACACCACAAATTTCAACTTGGCCGCTGCCCGCAAAAAATGGAGAAACCTGTGACAAGCCAGGAGAATGCCGGCAACCGCATGCTTGCCGGAAAATGCCTGTGCGGCGCCGTGCAATACGCGGTGGCCGACGAGTTCATCTACGCCGCCAACTGCCACTGCTCGAACTGCCGGCGCACCACCGGTTCGGCCTTCAAGCCGTTTGCCGGCATCGAGCGTGAGAGACTGAGCCTGACCAAGGGCGAGGACAACCTCCTGATCTTTGGCGAGGAGACCG
This window harbors:
- a CDS encoding GFA family protein, with amino-acid sequence MEKPVTSQENAGNRMLAGKCLCGAVQYAVADEFIYAANCHCSNCRRTTGSAFKPFAGIERERLSLTKGEDNLLIFGEETGHDTRCKTCGSLLYSVVRDGAFVHVAMGTLVDEPTIRATQHIFVGSKAKWFTIADDLPQYEEHVAGGAD
- the tuf gene encoding elongation factor Tu; this translates as MAKGKFERTKPHVNIGTIGHVDHGKTSLTAAITKYFGEYKRYDQIDAAPEEKARGITISTAHVEYETAARHYAHVDCPGHADYVKNMITGAAQMDGAILVVSAADGPMPQTREHILLARQVGVPSIVVFLNKVDQVDDAELLELVELEVRELLTKNEFPGDDIPIVKGSALAALEDSDKKIGEDSIRELMAAVDDYIPTPVRPLDKPFLMPIEDVFSISGRGTVVTGRVERGVVKVGEELEIVGIRPTTKTTCTGVEMFRKLLDQGQAGDNIGALLRGVDREGVERGQVLAKPGTVKPHKKFVAEAYILTKDEGGRHTPFFTNYRPQFYFRTTDVTGIVSLPEGTEMVMPGDNITVDVELIVPIAMEEKLRFAIREGGRTVGAGIVVTIKE
- a CDS encoding DMT family transporter, which translates into the protein MHFIPIAIRGPLFMILSTGSYVANDTMLKLATVGLPPYEVLFLRGIAATLWGIPLLLALGYAKQIPLILERRVLQRNLLELAAILCYVVALANMQIADSTALGQITPLLMLIGSSVLFGERIGGLRMALIGLGFIGAVMVAQPTMQGISVYALLALGNAAFAAARDLAGRRVAADVPGMIVAISAVVVVLVGSGVAHLMSERWVMPETHHLLLMAGAGLFLIFGHFFIFMAYRVGPTGVVAPFYYCFTVWAVVSGLVVFQQLPNALAISGILLVVASGLTIVSLDERRRRLTVVA